In Lactococcus lactis, the sequence ATGGCTAAGAATAGAAATGAAATTCCTGAAAAATTAACTTGGGATTTGACAACAATTTATAAAACAGATAAAGAATGGGAAGCAGAGCTAACTAGAATAAAAAGCGAACTTTCACTCGTTGAAGAGACAGACCCTGGTCATTTACTTGATTCAGCTGAAAGTCTTCTGACAATTACCGAAAAAATGCTATCCATTTCTCAACAAGTTGAAAAACTATATGTTTATGCTTCAATGAAAAATGATCAAGATACCAGAGAGGCTAAATATCAGGAGTATCAATCAAAAGCAACAGCCCTCTATGTGAAATTCGGAGAGGTCTATGCCTTCTATGAACCTGAATTTTTGAAAATTTCAAAAGAAGTTTATAACAAATGGTTGGGGGAGCTTCAAAAATTAAAAAACTATGACCATATGTTTGAGCGCCTTTTTGCAAAAAAAGCGCATATTCTTAGTCAAAAAGAGGAAAAGTTATTGGCTGCGGCTGGTGAAATTTTTGAAAGTCCTTCAGAAACTTTTGAAATTTTTGATAATGCGGATATTAAGTTACCTATGGTCAAAAATGAATCTGATGAGATGATCCAACTCACGCATGGAAATTACTCTTCCTTAATGGAAAGTAAGAATAGGGGAGTACGAAAAGCAGCCTACAAAGCACTTTATAGTAATTATGAACAATATCAGCATACTTATGCAAAGACCTTACAGACTAATGTAAAAGTCCATAATCTTAAAGCCCAAATCCGCTCTTATGATTCAGCCCGTCAAGCTGCTCTGGCTAATAATTTTGTTCCAGAAAAAGTTTACGATGTTTTGATGGAGGCCATTCATCAACATTTGCCACTTTTACATCGTTATATTGAACTACGCAAGAAAATTTTAGGAATTACTGATTTAAAGATGTATGATATCTATACTCCATTATCTAATTTAGATTATAAATTTAACTA encodes:
- the pepF gene encoding oligoendopeptidase F, which encodes MAKNRNEIPEKLTWDLTTIYKTDKEWEAELTRIKSELSLVEETDPGHLLDSAESLLTITEKMLSISQQVEKLYVYASMKNDQDTREAKYQEYQSKATALYVKFGEVYAFYEPEFLKISKEVYNKWLGELQKLKNYDHMFERLFAKKAHILSQKEEKLLAAAGEIFESPSETFEIFDNADIKLPMVKNESDEMIQLTHGNYSSLMESKNRGVRKAAYKALYSNYEQYQHTYAKTLQTNVKVHNLKAQIRSYDSARQAALANNFVPEKVYDVLMEAIHQHLPLLHRYIELRKKILGITDLKMYDIYTPLSNLDYKFNYEDGVKKAEEVLAIFGKEYKGKVKAAFEQRWIDVEENIGKRSGAYSGGSYDTNAFMLLNWQETLDDLFTLVHEMGHSMHSAFTRENQPYVYGDYPIFLAEIASTTNENILTETLLKESKDDKERFALLNHWLDSFRGTVFRQSQFAEFEQKIHEADAAGEVLTSEYLNSLYGEINEKYYNLAVKENPEIQYEWARIPHFYYNFYVFQYATGFAAATFLAEKVVHGSTEDRQKYLEYLKAGSSAYPLEVIAKAGVDMESTDYLDAAFELFENRLSELEKLVEKGVHL